A portion of the Juglans microcarpa x Juglans regia isolate MS1-56 chromosome 1D, Jm3101_v1.0, whole genome shotgun sequence genome contains these proteins:
- the LOC121253834 gene encoding uncharacterized protein LOC121253834 isoform X2, with amino-acid sequence MPLADSEKIGPKSPDNPVKAEISKPPKPSLVKDGDNGNGEDEAVLDVSGKILEFSSLESSKDAVEGLYLYKNAFNLIPRSLGGLGRLRRLKFFGNEINLFPAECGNLVGLESLQVKISSTGFGGLPLCKLEGLKELELSKVPPRPSSFPIMSEIAGLKYLTKLSVCHFSIRYLPAEIGCLNNLEYLDLSFNKMKTLPSEISYLNALISLKVANNKLVELPSGLSSLRRLEVLDLSNNRLTSLGSLELGSMHKLQNINLQYNKIASCCQIPSWILCNLEGNGRNASNDDVTNSSVEMDVYEMAMENDRSLSCNGSCHTSSTLLPGSSSNSRCFAARRSGKRWKRRYYLQQKARQERLNNSRKWKGVDCDKVLAVKANENVKSSNLNVLASETSVEGASDIVGVEYDDNKRIVPGESESENLISGVENNELGLEKGSYVENCSRVSLDSATIRKGVENEGCEHDASLATTGNEAGEEDEGSPSETLRSVSKSKRHCDRDLDNPKPCKYRKPTDDSSKLSRKYSNISFCSTEDSLPDGFYDAGRDRPFMSLSSYEQSLQLDSREVILLDRERDEDLDAITLSAQALVFHFRQLNGLNRNWDPAVDVLQIASFLAFFVSDHFGGSDRGAIVERTRKSVSGSNYRKPFVCTCSTGNSDGVGTTSKAVVDAVEDIIFSDLCEKSIRSVKGRQNSIVVPIGALKFGVCRHRALLMKYLCDRMEPPIPCELVRGYLDFLPHAWNIVLIKRGHSWVRMVVDACRPHDIREETDSEYFCRYIPLRRIQFPHSSKNQLDADCSFPSMSNCDETEKAASSSLIRCKFGPIEAVAKVRTLEACGTSVGELRNFEYSCIGEVRILGALKHPCIVEMYGHRISSKWVPQVDGNPERRILESAIFLEHINGGSLKSYLEKLSKAGEKHVPVELALCIARDVACALSELHSKHIIHRDVKSENILIDLDRKRADGMPVVKLCDFDRSVPLRSFLHTCCIAHIGVPSPDICVGTPRWMAPEVLRAMHKSNAYGLEVDIWSFGCLILELLTLEVPYIGLSELQMHDLLQMGKRPSLTDELESLGSATEPAMAQSSVELVGSEAELETLRFLVDLFRQCTEENPKNRPTADDLYEMLVLRTSNLTSSGCQKPE; translated from the exons ATGCCGCTCGCCGATTCAGAAAAAATTGGCCCTAAATCCCCTGACAACCCCGTAAAGGCTGAAATCTCAAAACCCCCAAAGCCCTCTTTGGTTAAAGATGGTGACAATGGTAATGGCGAGGACGAGGCGGTTCTTGACGTCTCTGGGAAAATCTTGGAATTTTCGTCTTTGGAAAGCTCCAAGGACGCGGTGGAGGGGTTGTATTTGTATAAAAACGCGTTTAATTTAATACCTAGATCGCTGGGCGGTCTCGGGCGGCTGAGGAGGTTGAAGTTTTTTGGGAATGAGATTAATTTGTTTCCAGCGGAGTGCGGGAACTTGGTCGGGTTGGAGTCTTTGCAGGTGAAGATATCGTCGACGGGGTTTGGTGGCTTGCCACTTTGTAAGCTGGAGGGTCTAAAGGAGCTCGAGCTGTCCAAAGTGCCTCCTCGGCCTTCGTCATTCCCCATCATGAGCGAGATTGCTGGGCTGAAGTACCTGACCAAACTCTCTGTTTGCCATTTTTCTATCCG ATACCTTCCTGCAGAAATCGGCTGCTTAAATAATTTGGAGTATCTGGATCTTTCATTCAACAAGATGAAGACCTTGCCTTCTGAAATAAGTTATTTGAACGCTTTGATATCATTAAAAGTTGCTAATAATAAATTGGTGGAACTCCCTTCGGGCTTGTCCTCTCTGCGAAGGTTGGAGGTCTTGGACCTCTCAAACAACAGGCTGACATCACTAGGGTCTCTTGAACTCGGCTCTATGcataaacttcaaaacataaaTCTCCAG taTAACAAGATTGCCAGTTGCTGTCAAATACCTTCATGGATATTATGCAATTTGGAAGGAAATGGTAGAAATGCATCCAATGATGATGTCACCAATTCTTCTGTTGAAATGGATGTTTATGAAATGGCCATGGAAAATGACAGAAGTCTGTCTTGTAATG GCTCTTGTCATACCTCATCAACCCTCTTACCTGGGTCATCATCAAACAGTAGATGTTTCGCAGCTCGTAGGTCAGGCAAGCGGTGGAAACGCAGGTATTATTTGCAGCAGAAAGCTCGTCAAGAACGTTTGAACAACAGTAGAAAGTGGAAAGGTGTTGATTGTGACAAGGTGTTGGCTGTGAAAGCAAATGAAAACGTCAAATCTAGCAATCTAAATGTCCTTGCTTCTGAAACTTCTGTAGAAGGTGCTTCAGACATTGTAGGTGTGGAGTATGATGATAATAAACGAATAGTTCCTGGAGAATCTGAAAGTGAAAATTTGATTAGTGGCGTGGAGAATAATGAACTTGGTTTAGAAAAGGGATCTTATGTAGAAAATTGCTCACGTGTTAGCCTTGACTCTGCTACAATAAGGAAAGGAGTTGAAAATGAAGGCTGTGAACATGATGCATCTTTGGCCACCACAGGGAATGAAGCTGGGGAGGAAGATGAAGGTTCGCCTTCAGAAACCTTGAGAAGTGTGTCCAAGTCAAAGAGGCATTGTGATAGGGATCTTGATAATCCCAAACCATGCAAGTATCGGAAACCAACTGATGATAGCTCGAAGTTGTCTCGCAAGTATAGTAATATCTCATTTTGTAGCACTGAGGATAGTCTGCCAGATGGTTTCTATGATGCTGGGCGGGACCGGCCCTTTATGTCACTGAGCAGCTACGAGCAAAGTTTGCAGCTTGATTCACGTGAAGTCATTCTCTTGGACAG GGAGAGGGATGAAGATTTAGATGCAATCACACTATCTGCTCAAGCATTGGTGTTTCATTTTCGGCAATTAAATGGCTTAAACAGAAATTGGGATCCTGCTGTTGATGTCCTGCAGATTGCATCATTTCTTGCCTTTTTTGTATCAGATCATTTTGGTGGCAGTGACAGGGGTGCTATTGTTGAAAGGACACGAAAATCTGTATCTGGTTCAAACTATCGGAAACCCTTTGTGTGCACCTGCTCAACTGGAAACAGTGATGGCGTTGGTACAACCAGCAAAGCTGTTGTGGATGCTGttgaagatattattttttctgaTCTCTGTGAGAAATCCATCCGTTCTGTTAAAGGGAGACAAAATTCCATTGTGGTTCCTATAGGGGCTCTGAAGTTTGGCGTGTGCAGACATAGAGCATTGCTTATGAAG TATTTATGTGACCGGATGGAGCCTCCTATACCTTGCGAGCTTGTCAGAGGTTACCTGGATTTCTTGCCACATGCTTGGAATATTGTTCTCATCAAGAGGGGTCATTCATGGGTTCGCATGGTTGTTGATGCATGTCGTCCGCATGATATAAGAGAAGAGACAGACTCAGAATATTTTTGCAG ATACATTCCTCTCAGACGGATACAATTTCCTCATTCAAGCAAAAACCAATTAGATGCTGATTGTTCTTTTCCCTCTATGTCTAATTGTGATGAAACTGAAAAGGCAGCTTCTAGTTCTCTCATTCGGTGCAAGTTTGGACCCATTGAGGCTGTCGCAAAG GTACGTACTTTGGAAGCCTGTGGGACTTCAGTGGGTGAATTGAGGAATTTTGAGTACAGTTGTATAGGGGAAGTAAGAATTTTAGGTGCTTTGAAACACCCCTGCATAGTAGAAATGTATGGACATCGAATATCTTCTAAATGGGTTCCTCAAGTGGATGGAAATCCAGAGAGACGGATATTAGAGTCTGCAATTTTCTTGGAGCACATAAATGGAGGATCTTTAAAG AGCTATTTAGAAAAGCTGTCAAAAGCTGGTGAAAAGCATGTCCCGGTGGAGTTGGCATTGTGCATCGCTAGAGACGTTGCTTGTGCATTATCAGAGCTCCATTCGAAACACATTATACATCGTGACGTAAAAAGTGAAAacattttaattgatttggaTAGGAAGAGAGCTGATGGAATGCCTGTTGTGAAGCTCTGTGATTTTGACAGATCAGTACCTCTTCGGTCTTTCTTGCATACATGCTGCATTGCCCATATCGGAGTACCTTCTCCTGATATTTGTGTTGGGACGCCTCGCTGGATGGCTCCAGAGGTTCTGAGGGCAATGCACAAGTCTAACGCATATGGACTT GAAGTTGATATCTGGTCATTTGGCTGTCTAATTTTGGAATTGTTGACTCTGGAAGTCCCCTATATTGGGTTATCTGAATTACAAATGCATGACCTTCTTCAG ATGGGCAAGCGTCCATCGTTGACAGACGAGCTGGAGTCATTGGGGTCTGCCACTGAGCCTGCAATGGCTCAATCTAGTGTTGAGCTGGTGGGATCTGAGGCCGAACTAGAAACATTGAGATTCCTTGTTGATTTATTCCGGCAGTGTACcgaagaaaacccaaaaaaccGTCCTACAGCTGATGACCTCTATGAAATGTTGGTTTTACGAACAAGCAATCTTACCAGTTCTGGATGTCAAAAACCTGAGTAG
- the LOC121253834 gene encoding uncharacterized protein LOC121253834 isoform X1: MPLADSEKIGPKSPDNPVKAEISKPPKPSLVKDGDNGNGEDEAVLDVSGKILEFSSLESSKDAVEGLYLYKNAFNLIPRSLGGLGRLRRLKFFGNEINLFPAECGNLVGLESLQVKISSTGFGGLPLCKLEGLKELELSKVPPRPSSFPIMSEIAGLKYLTKLSVCHFSIRYLPAEIGCLNNLEYLDLSFNKMKTLPSEISYLNALISLKVANNKLVELPSGLSSLRRLEVLDLSNNRLTSLGSLELGSMHKLQNINLQYNKIASCCQIPSWILCNLEGNGRNASNDDVTNSSVEMDVYEMAMENDRSLSCNDAGSCHTSSTLLPGSSSNSRCFAARRSGKRWKRRYYLQQKARQERLNNSRKWKGVDCDKVLAVKANENVKSSNLNVLASETSVEGASDIVGVEYDDNKRIVPGESESENLISGVENNELGLEKGSYVENCSRVSLDSATIRKGVENEGCEHDASLATTGNEAGEEDEGSPSETLRSVSKSKRHCDRDLDNPKPCKYRKPTDDSSKLSRKYSNISFCSTEDSLPDGFYDAGRDRPFMSLSSYEQSLQLDSREVILLDRERDEDLDAITLSAQALVFHFRQLNGLNRNWDPAVDVLQIASFLAFFVSDHFGGSDRGAIVERTRKSVSGSNYRKPFVCTCSTGNSDGVGTTSKAVVDAVEDIIFSDLCEKSIRSVKGRQNSIVVPIGALKFGVCRHRALLMKYLCDRMEPPIPCELVRGYLDFLPHAWNIVLIKRGHSWVRMVVDACRPHDIREETDSEYFCRYIPLRRIQFPHSSKNQLDADCSFPSMSNCDETEKAASSSLIRCKFGPIEAVAKVRTLEACGTSVGELRNFEYSCIGEVRILGALKHPCIVEMYGHRISSKWVPQVDGNPERRILESAIFLEHINGGSLKSYLEKLSKAGEKHVPVELALCIARDVACALSELHSKHIIHRDVKSENILIDLDRKRADGMPVVKLCDFDRSVPLRSFLHTCCIAHIGVPSPDICVGTPRWMAPEVLRAMHKSNAYGLEVDIWSFGCLILELLTLEVPYIGLSELQMHDLLQMGKRPSLTDELESLGSATEPAMAQSSVELVGSEAELETLRFLVDLFRQCTEENPKNRPTADDLYEMLVLRTSNLTSSGCQKPE; the protein is encoded by the exons ATGCCGCTCGCCGATTCAGAAAAAATTGGCCCTAAATCCCCTGACAACCCCGTAAAGGCTGAAATCTCAAAACCCCCAAAGCCCTCTTTGGTTAAAGATGGTGACAATGGTAATGGCGAGGACGAGGCGGTTCTTGACGTCTCTGGGAAAATCTTGGAATTTTCGTCTTTGGAAAGCTCCAAGGACGCGGTGGAGGGGTTGTATTTGTATAAAAACGCGTTTAATTTAATACCTAGATCGCTGGGCGGTCTCGGGCGGCTGAGGAGGTTGAAGTTTTTTGGGAATGAGATTAATTTGTTTCCAGCGGAGTGCGGGAACTTGGTCGGGTTGGAGTCTTTGCAGGTGAAGATATCGTCGACGGGGTTTGGTGGCTTGCCACTTTGTAAGCTGGAGGGTCTAAAGGAGCTCGAGCTGTCCAAAGTGCCTCCTCGGCCTTCGTCATTCCCCATCATGAGCGAGATTGCTGGGCTGAAGTACCTGACCAAACTCTCTGTTTGCCATTTTTCTATCCG ATACCTTCCTGCAGAAATCGGCTGCTTAAATAATTTGGAGTATCTGGATCTTTCATTCAACAAGATGAAGACCTTGCCTTCTGAAATAAGTTATTTGAACGCTTTGATATCATTAAAAGTTGCTAATAATAAATTGGTGGAACTCCCTTCGGGCTTGTCCTCTCTGCGAAGGTTGGAGGTCTTGGACCTCTCAAACAACAGGCTGACATCACTAGGGTCTCTTGAACTCGGCTCTATGcataaacttcaaaacataaaTCTCCAG taTAACAAGATTGCCAGTTGCTGTCAAATACCTTCATGGATATTATGCAATTTGGAAGGAAATGGTAGAAATGCATCCAATGATGATGTCACCAATTCTTCTGTTGAAATGGATGTTTATGAAATGGCCATGGAAAATGACAGAAGTCTGTCTTGTAATG ATGCAGGCTCTTGTCATACCTCATCAACCCTCTTACCTGGGTCATCATCAAACAGTAGATGTTTCGCAGCTCGTAGGTCAGGCAAGCGGTGGAAACGCAGGTATTATTTGCAGCAGAAAGCTCGTCAAGAACGTTTGAACAACAGTAGAAAGTGGAAAGGTGTTGATTGTGACAAGGTGTTGGCTGTGAAAGCAAATGAAAACGTCAAATCTAGCAATCTAAATGTCCTTGCTTCTGAAACTTCTGTAGAAGGTGCTTCAGACATTGTAGGTGTGGAGTATGATGATAATAAACGAATAGTTCCTGGAGAATCTGAAAGTGAAAATTTGATTAGTGGCGTGGAGAATAATGAACTTGGTTTAGAAAAGGGATCTTATGTAGAAAATTGCTCACGTGTTAGCCTTGACTCTGCTACAATAAGGAAAGGAGTTGAAAATGAAGGCTGTGAACATGATGCATCTTTGGCCACCACAGGGAATGAAGCTGGGGAGGAAGATGAAGGTTCGCCTTCAGAAACCTTGAGAAGTGTGTCCAAGTCAAAGAGGCATTGTGATAGGGATCTTGATAATCCCAAACCATGCAAGTATCGGAAACCAACTGATGATAGCTCGAAGTTGTCTCGCAAGTATAGTAATATCTCATTTTGTAGCACTGAGGATAGTCTGCCAGATGGTTTCTATGATGCTGGGCGGGACCGGCCCTTTATGTCACTGAGCAGCTACGAGCAAAGTTTGCAGCTTGATTCACGTGAAGTCATTCTCTTGGACAG GGAGAGGGATGAAGATTTAGATGCAATCACACTATCTGCTCAAGCATTGGTGTTTCATTTTCGGCAATTAAATGGCTTAAACAGAAATTGGGATCCTGCTGTTGATGTCCTGCAGATTGCATCATTTCTTGCCTTTTTTGTATCAGATCATTTTGGTGGCAGTGACAGGGGTGCTATTGTTGAAAGGACACGAAAATCTGTATCTGGTTCAAACTATCGGAAACCCTTTGTGTGCACCTGCTCAACTGGAAACAGTGATGGCGTTGGTACAACCAGCAAAGCTGTTGTGGATGCTGttgaagatattattttttctgaTCTCTGTGAGAAATCCATCCGTTCTGTTAAAGGGAGACAAAATTCCATTGTGGTTCCTATAGGGGCTCTGAAGTTTGGCGTGTGCAGACATAGAGCATTGCTTATGAAG TATTTATGTGACCGGATGGAGCCTCCTATACCTTGCGAGCTTGTCAGAGGTTACCTGGATTTCTTGCCACATGCTTGGAATATTGTTCTCATCAAGAGGGGTCATTCATGGGTTCGCATGGTTGTTGATGCATGTCGTCCGCATGATATAAGAGAAGAGACAGACTCAGAATATTTTTGCAG ATACATTCCTCTCAGACGGATACAATTTCCTCATTCAAGCAAAAACCAATTAGATGCTGATTGTTCTTTTCCCTCTATGTCTAATTGTGATGAAACTGAAAAGGCAGCTTCTAGTTCTCTCATTCGGTGCAAGTTTGGACCCATTGAGGCTGTCGCAAAG GTACGTACTTTGGAAGCCTGTGGGACTTCAGTGGGTGAATTGAGGAATTTTGAGTACAGTTGTATAGGGGAAGTAAGAATTTTAGGTGCTTTGAAACACCCCTGCATAGTAGAAATGTATGGACATCGAATATCTTCTAAATGGGTTCCTCAAGTGGATGGAAATCCAGAGAGACGGATATTAGAGTCTGCAATTTTCTTGGAGCACATAAATGGAGGATCTTTAAAG AGCTATTTAGAAAAGCTGTCAAAAGCTGGTGAAAAGCATGTCCCGGTGGAGTTGGCATTGTGCATCGCTAGAGACGTTGCTTGTGCATTATCAGAGCTCCATTCGAAACACATTATACATCGTGACGTAAAAAGTGAAAacattttaattgatttggaTAGGAAGAGAGCTGATGGAATGCCTGTTGTGAAGCTCTGTGATTTTGACAGATCAGTACCTCTTCGGTCTTTCTTGCATACATGCTGCATTGCCCATATCGGAGTACCTTCTCCTGATATTTGTGTTGGGACGCCTCGCTGGATGGCTCCAGAGGTTCTGAGGGCAATGCACAAGTCTAACGCATATGGACTT GAAGTTGATATCTGGTCATTTGGCTGTCTAATTTTGGAATTGTTGACTCTGGAAGTCCCCTATATTGGGTTATCTGAATTACAAATGCATGACCTTCTTCAG ATGGGCAAGCGTCCATCGTTGACAGACGAGCTGGAGTCATTGGGGTCTGCCACTGAGCCTGCAATGGCTCAATCTAGTGTTGAGCTGGTGGGATCTGAGGCCGAACTAGAAACATTGAGATTCCTTGTTGATTTATTCCGGCAGTGTACcgaagaaaacccaaaaaaccGTCCTACAGCTGATGACCTCTATGAAATGTTGGTTTTACGAACAAGCAATCTTACCAGTTCTGGATGTCAAAAACCTGAGTAG